CGTCCAAGGTGTCGCTGACGAAGGAAGAGCGAGACTTCCTGGCACGAGAGTGGAGCTATGGCACCCTGCCCCCCGACAAGGAACTCGAGCTGCGCGACGTGAAGCTCTTCACTGATGCGACTGGCCGCCACTGCTCGTTGACCGACCTCTCTAATGCCTCGCGGCTGGCGGTCGCCCGCGGCAGCCACGGTCGCATCGGAAACAAGCTGCACCGGGAAGGGAAGGCCTTTGTGCTGGCGGAAGAGACGCTCTCGCGTTTCAGGGTCCATTCGCTGGACGACCTGCTTGGCATCATCGAGGACAGGACCAAGATGGACCTCCGTCACCTGACGGCAAGCCTTGAGTCGCTTGCACTAGGGTGCACCGAAACGTACCTGGTCACGGCTGACGAGGAATTGCCGGTGGAGGAGCTTTGCATGCTCACGGCGTTGCGCCAGAAGCATGAGAAGTTCCACCAATGGTTTCTGACGGGTGAGCGCAGCTCCGGCATGCGCGAGCTTCAGTCGGGTGAGTCGGATGTGGCGCTTGCGTGGACCGACGGCGCCAGCTATATCGTGATGGGCCGCAAGGAACTTCAGAAGGCGATGGCCAGGGGCGTCGCGGGTTGCTTTGAGCTTCTTCTAACGCTGACCCACGAGTACTGCCACGACAGTGCCGACTTGGAAAGTCATGAACATGACTTGGTGTTCCTTTCAAAGCATCACGACATTGTCCAGTACCAGGGCGGGAAGTTGTTGAAGCTCGCAGAAGAGGTCAACTCCCTCTACTTGCGGTTGGCGAAGCGCGGTGGCATTTCGCTGCCCGCCCGGCCGGCAAAGCCCACAAGCGTCGGCCGGAAGAAGGCAACTGAAGACCATCCTGCGGCGAAGGCACAGCTCAGCCTCGCATTCTGATTCGCTAAGCGTCCGCTCTATTGAGTGGACGCTTTTTTCTGGCCTGGCGGGCGGTTGTTCCTACACGGGAAAGGCAATCAACTCTCCCCGATAGGAATCCTCATGACCCAGCAAGCAGTTCAAGCGCGTCCGGTCGCCCAGCCGCGCGAATCCGCCTCTTTCACGAGCGTCGACTTCGACCGTATGGTGGCCTTCGCCTACGAGCGTGGGTGGCAAGAAATGCCCTTCCATTTTGTCGTCAAGGAGTGGGCCCGCCAACAGATACTGCATTGAGGGCTTCCCGGCCTCCATTGCAGATGATTCATCAGTCCACCGTTCGGTGGACTTTTTTTTCCGCTCTCCCCCAGGCGGCTTGAGCCGGGACCCTATCTGCCGCTCGCGCACTGAGCGCACACCAACGCGGTCGCTTCACTGGGAATGACAGCATCCTCCGCACCCGGCGCCGCCTCTCCCGATATGGCCGCCCTCGAAGCGGCCTTGGCTAACGGCCAGTTCGTTCTCCACTACCAGCCCATCTTCGTTCTCTCGACCCGGAGGGTCATCGGTGTGGAGGCGCTGGTAAGGTGGCAGCAGCCGGAGAGGCTAGTCCCGCCTGATGATTTTCTGCCGGTCGCGGAAGCCACAGGCTTCATCACAACCCTCGGGGACTGGGCGCTTCGGGAGGCCGCGAGGCAGCTCCTGCTGTGGGATGAGGGAGGCTTGCGCCTCAACTACGTCTCCGTCAACGTCTCCCCGGTGCAGCTGCAGGATGACGCGTACGCGGACAGCGTCCTGGCGGCCATCACGGATACCGGAATTGAGCCCGGTCGTGTACTGCTCGAGATTACAGAAAGCGTTTCCATCGCCGACGCTGAGCGAGCGGCAGCGGCACTGAATTGGCTGGCCAGAGTCGGAGCCCGGGTTGCGCTCGACGATTTTGGGACTGGGTCATCCAACCTGGCCAGTTTCCAGCGCTTGCCGCTCGCCGTGCTCAAAATTGACCGCAGTTTCGTCAATCACATCATGGAAAGCGCTAGGGACCGCTCTATCGTTCAGTTCGTCACAGGCCTAGCGAAAGCGAACGGCTTGGCCACTGTCGCCGAGGGCATCGAAACCCAAGAGCAGCTCGATGTGCTCACGGGCTTAGGCGGGGACTACGGGCAGGGGTGGCTTGTCTCCAAGGCACTGGCCCCCGATGCCTTGCTCACCGCCTTTGAAAGCGGCCGCCTCGTGGCCAATTCTCCGACCCGACAAATGCTTGAGCGAAGCGAGCGATTTGCTATAGAGCGGACTGGCAAACCGTTTTAGAGTGCGGCACTGCCGCGTTTGTGCTAAAATGCTATTTAGGCAAATCAATTTAGGAAGCATGAAAATGAAGACCATCCTCCTTGCGCTTGGCGCCGCCATCATTCTGAGCGCATGTGCCGCCACCGGCGACGACTACGTAAAAGGCGTAGTGCCGGAAATGTCGAACCACCCCGCCCTGGGTTCGATGACGTCCGCAGAGCGTGCGCTTCTGGGACCGGATGCAAATGCCAATGGCATTCGGGACGAAATCGACCGCCTCATCGCTATTAACTTCGACGGTGCGCGGCCGCAAGCGGCAGCCTACGCAGCCAAATACACCCAAGGCATGATTGCGGGCTCCCGCGGCCAAGGGCCCACCCCTTCCCAGGCATCGGACCTTGCGGGCGCGGCAAGCGCGCTGGACGCGGCATCGAGCACCACGCTCGCGGCTCGCATTGCGAACACGCCTGAGCGTCGTGCAGCCGTTTCCCTCTGGGCCAGGAAGGCCGCCGCGAAGCCGTGACCGTCAACGGCCTGCGAATAACTTGGCGCCGCGTGCCGGGCATCATTTGGCGCGCGTCCTGGTGGCCCGTTTACTTTGCATTGAAGTGTTTACTTACTCTGGTCGCCTTTTTGGGGTTTGGCCGCGCCATGGCCGCTGATGTTTGGAGCGCCCTCTCCTAGGCCGGGCGGGTAAGGCCGACCCCGCCGGAGGACCGCCCGCGGCCCGTTTCGCCGTTTGCTCGGCTGCCCTTGCGCTCACGAATCTTCGCGCGACAGCACCTGGCCGGGCGCTACACGGGGCATGACCCATCTTGCTTCGTTCCCCGCCGGCACTGGCCCGGACACACCCGTGGCCCTGCTCAAACAGCTGACTTTCCAGCTAACCATCCACGCCCCGCGCTGGACACCTGAGCTGCGAGAGCTGCAGAGCAGGGCCGAAT
This window of the Variovorax sp. PBL-H6 genome carries:
- a CDS encoding ATP-binding protein, which produces MTSENRDFAVDRNILVSVIQSQAGTLGKALLEGVMNSVDAGATRVSIKLGEASFTLRDNGRGFQSKDEIIKWFETFGTPHKDGDARFGRFRMGRGQLYSFGVNTWRTGTFKMEVDIIGQPNLGYKLTENLPTSKGCRIDAKLYEALSAAALDEVVREFSELVRFAEIPVTLNGREISRNVKDQKWDTETDDAYIKIVRTGDLLVYNMGVLVCKFPNYEFGTGGLVVSKQALEVNFARNDILRHKCEVWRRIAKHMKTYGLNKVASKVSLTKEERDFLAREWSYGTLPPDKELELRDVKLFTDATGRHCSLTDLSNASRLAVARGSHGRIGNKLHREGKAFVLAEETLSRFRVHSLDDLLGIIEDRTKMDLRHLTASLESLALGCTETYLVTADEELPVEELCMLTALRQKHEKFHQWFLTGERSSGMRELQSGESDVALAWTDGASYIVMGRKELQKAMARGVAGCFELLLTLTHEYCHDSADLESHEHDLVFLSKHHDIVQYQGGKLLKLAEEVNSLYLRLAKRGGISLPARPAKPTSVGRKKATEDHPAAKAQLSLAF
- a CDS encoding EAL domain-containing protein, which codes for MAALEAALANGQFVLHYQPIFVLSTRRVIGVEALVRWQQPERLVPPDDFLPVAEATGFITTLGDWALREAARQLLLWDEGGLRLNYVSVNVSPVQLQDDAYADSVLAAITDTGIEPGRVLLEITESVSIADAERAAAALNWLARVGARVALDDFGTGSSNLASFQRLPLAVLKIDRSFVNHIMESARDRSIVQFVTGLAKANGLATVAEGIETQEQLDVLTGLGGDYGQGWLVSKALAPDALLTAFESGRLVANSPTRQMLERSERFAIERTGKPF